The window CACCTTCTGCGACTGGTCCCCCTCCGAGAAGTACCTGGTGACATGGTCTGCCCGTCCCATCTCCATCCCTGACGAGGGCCACCCAGCCCTGtctgtcgacgacgacggcaagaaCTATGTCATCTGGAGCGTCGAGTCCGGCAAGCCCATCCGTTCCTTCGCTAACCTCGATGTGGCTGGCATGGACGAGGCTAAGCAGCGCAAGCTGCTCTGGCCCGCCTTCAAGTGgtccgccgacgacaactACGTCGCTCGCCTCAACTACCAGACCGGCATCTCCGTCTACGAGCTGCCTCGCATGaacctcctcgacaagaCCTCCATCAAGATTGAGGGCATCATGGAGTTTGACTGGGCCCCCGCCAGCCCGCAAAGAGACGGCATCAAGACGTATGAGCAGCTCCTCACCTACTGGACTCCGGAAATCGGCAGCAACCCTGCCAAGGTCGGTCTTATGAGCATCCCCAGCAAGGAGGTTGTCCGTCAACTGCCCCTGTTCAGCGTCTCCGACGCAAAGCTGCACTGGCAGTCCGACGCCTCGTACCTCTGCGTCAAGGTCGACCGTCActccaagtccaagaagTCCCAGGCCACGACACTCGAGATCTTCCgcatcaaggagaagggcgtccccgttgaggtcgtcgacacCATCAAGGACACCGTCATCAACTTCGCCTGGGAGCCCAAGGGCGACCGCTTCGTCATCATCACGACAAccgagcccgccggcgccgtcgctgtcgcgCCCAAGAcctccgtctccttcttctgccccgagaaggccaagggcaacgtcgtcggcaacTTCAAGCACCTCCGCACTCTGGACAAGAAGAACAGTAACGCCATCTACTGGTCCCCGCGCGGTcgcttcgtcgtcatcgccaccgtCCACAACCAGCAGAGCTCTgacctcgacttcttcgacctcgacttcgagggcgagaagcCCGAGTCCGACAAGGACCTGACGGCCAACCTGCAGCTCATGAACACGGGCGACCACTACGGCGTCACCGACATCGAGTGGGACCCCTCAGGACGTTTCGTCGCCACCTGGGCCTCTGCCTGGAAGCACTCTGTACgtcttcccccttcccccatgCCAAACCTGGTCTGAGGACCAAACCGAGACTGGACACATGAACTAACAAGAATCACATGCAGATGGAGAACGGATACCACATCTACGACTTCAAGGGCGAGGCGCTGCGCGAGGAGCCCGTCGAAAAGTTCAAGCAGTTGGCCTGGCGCCCGCGCCCCCCGACGCTGCTcaccaaggaggagcagaagcagatCCGCAAGAACCTGCGCGAGTACAGCCGCGTCTTCGAGCAGGAGGACATGGACCGCGGCGCGTCCGCCGAccgcgaggtcgtcgaggcccgccgccgccagctcgaggagTGGGTCGCCTGGCGCGAGgacatcgaggccgaggtcggcgaggagcgcgaggccctcggcctGCCCCAGGATATCGTCGCCTACCTCCTCtccaagaagacggcggccagcgacggcgaggagcagACCATTGAGGAGATTGTGGAGGAGGTactcgaggagacggaggaggtTGTCAACTAAAGGGGTTAGACcgcagttgttgttgtcgttgtgTAGATGAAGCAGCATGAAGCAGTTGCAGTTCCTGGAAaagcagaaggagaagtAGGCAACGGAGGGAGTGAAGAAAAAAGTCATCAAGGGGGCCCGTTACAAGCCCATCCCAGTTCACATTTTCTGTTCATTGGGGGCAATCGGGCGAGGTTGGGCATTTCGCTGGAAGGTTAATTCATGGATTCGAAACAGACGGTTTGTTCCGTGTACGTGAGAAACGATGCCTCATGGGCACATCACACAACGCTTCGCAAGCGGACTCGCGCCAGTTCTTCGATGATGAAGCCAAGTGTGAATCATCGTTGCCAGCTGGACGTAATTCAAAGCAT is drawn from Colletotrichum destructivum chromosome 6, complete sequence and contains these coding sequences:
- a CDS encoding Putative RNA recognition motif domain, eukaryotic translation initiation factor 3 subunit B, which translates into the protein MAPSFDHLREADLDDDEYDEEEIDISDLREKYEVQLEQGYDTFVVIDGLPEVNEEQKPKLVKFLLKKLNSVGKTREDLIYMPMGENGKSLRFAFVEYSSPGEAAAAVRGLDQVPLDKKHILRVNKLTDVDRYGREGKIQEEYTAPYIEEFTEKEHLRSFMKDPSGRGRDQFAMYRGDTVGVFWNNEKDVPENIVDRQNWTDSFIRWSPEGTYLTSVHAQGVQIWGGASWSRQKRFPHPFVTFCDWSPSEKYLVTWSARPISIPDEGHPALSVDDDGKNYVIWSVESGKPIRSFANLDVAGMDEAKQRKLLWPAFKWSADDNYVARLNYQTGISVYELPRMNLLDKTSIKIEGIMEFDWAPASPQRDGIKTYEQLLTYWTPEIGSNPAKVGLMSIPSKEVVRQLPLFSVSDAKLHWQSDASYLCVKVDRHSKSKKSQATTLEIFRIKEKGVPVEVVDTIKDTVINFAWEPKGDRFVIITTTEPAGAVAVAPKTSVSFFCPEKAKGNVVGNFKHLRTLDKKNSNAIYWSPRGRFVVIATVHNQQSSDLDFFDLDFEGEKPESDKDLTANLQLMNTGDHYGVTDIEWDPSGRFVATWASAWKHSMENGYHIYDFKGEALREEPVEKFKQLAWRPRPPTLLTKEEQKQIRKNLREYSRVFEQEDMDRGASADREVVEARRRQLEEWVAWREDIEAEVGEEREALGLPQDIVAYLLSKKTAASDGEEQTIEEIVEEVLEETEEVVN